Proteins from a genomic interval of Tenacibaculum sp. SZ-18:
- a CDS encoding glycosyltransferase family 2 protein, protein MLINKLSILIPVYNEENTLLKLLTKVKNVELINNIQKEFIIVDDGSKDNSIAIVKEFISDSPDLDVKFFPMKKNIGKGGAIHEGISHASGEYLIIQDADLEYDPNEYNKLLQPILNEEADIVYGSRFLGNLPHQKSYFTHHFANKFLTFLSNLFSNLKLTDMETCYKLLKTDIIQSIPLTEKRFGFEPEVTAKLSRIKNLRLKEVEISYYGRKYDEGKKIGWKDGVKAIYCILKYGMFKKI, encoded by the coding sequence ATGTTAATCAATAAACTTTCAATCTTAATCCCTGTATATAACGAAGAAAACACCTTGTTAAAACTTCTTACTAAGGTAAAGAACGTTGAGTTAATCAATAATATTCAAAAAGAATTTATAATTGTCGATGATGGATCAAAAGATAACTCAATTGCAATTGTAAAAGAATTTATATCTGACAGTCCTGATTTAGATGTAAAGTTTTTTCCAATGAAAAAAAACATTGGGAAAGGTGGTGCCATACACGAAGGAATATCTCATGCTTCTGGAGAATATTTAATTATTCAGGATGCTGATTTAGAATATGATCCAAATGAATACAATAAACTGTTACAACCCATTCTAAACGAAGAAGCTGATATTGTATATGGCTCACGATTTTTGGGAAATCTACCTCATCAAAAATCCTATTTTACACATCATTTTGCTAATAAATTTCTAACCTTCTTATCCAACCTATTTTCCAATTTGAAATTAACAGACATGGAAACATGTTACAAATTATTAAAGACAGACATTATTCAATCTATTCCATTAACCGAAAAACGTTTCGGATTTGAACCAGAGGTAACAGCTAAACTTTCTCGAATTAAAAATTTAAGATTGAAGGAAGTTGAAATTTCTTATTATGGAAGAAAATATGATGAAGGTAAAAAAATTGGATGGAAAGATGGTGTAAAAGCTATTTACTGCATATTAAAATATGGTATGTTCAAAAAAATATAA
- a CDS encoding phospholipid carrier-dependent glycosyltransferase: protein MRNLISKYKKYHNYIYLLSLLFCFSTVYNSIFDSKISLGGDNASYYILGNSIADGEGYKNIHNKSKSEHFHFPPGYPTIIAATIKTFSNRISVIKITNGLFFLGSIYVLFFLIISFTNNNFIAWISSLIVLFNYHLLQYSTIMMSEIPFTFFSLLSLFLFIKIDFEKYILRNYTFLLFLGCLVFSFYIRTIGIALLLSFTFVLIIQKKWKYSLVTVLSFTLLYLPWFLRNKSSHNSYTSQFFLKNPYQPELGTINFYDILERIIINIHRYITKEIPSALTHTKEVLYVDSSNIQEWIIGVTCIAFILLGLCKLTKHRNLVIIYIFSFFGILMLWPYVWYGTRFLLPLVPFLIFLFAYGIFHMIKLILKKVNSSKRKLIQNLTMCFLLIAWLSFYGYSSIQKLNKKAKSGYANNYTNYFEFAKWIKNNSSQNSVTCSRKGALFYLFSRKHVTGYLNTTNREKQIEYLKNKNVDYVVLEQLGYSSTSKYLLPAIDRYPQKFKIIKQLSNPNTYLMKFNSELGYWGDWKNEKRNGYGTYTWEDGQKYAGQWKNNLRHGDGELSFKNGEILYGAWTNGKLNGEVIKKNKAGQIIEKSRYENNIKVDSVNVNQ, encoded by the coding sequence ATGAGGAATTTAATTAGTAAGTATAAAAAGTATCATAATTATATTTACTTACTTTCTTTACTTTTTTGTTTTTCAACCGTATACAATTCTATTTTTGACAGTAAAATTAGCTTAGGTGGAGATAACGCAAGCTACTATATTCTAGGTAATTCGATTGCGGATGGAGAAGGGTACAAAAACATTCATAATAAATCGAAATCAGAACACTTTCATTTTCCTCCTGGTTATCCCACGATTATCGCTGCTACAATTAAAACTTTTTCAAATCGGATTTCAGTAATTAAAATCACCAATGGTTTGTTCTTTCTTGGTAGTATTTACGTCCTGTTTTTCCTTATAATTAGTTTTACAAATAATAATTTCATTGCATGGATAAGTAGCCTAATTGTCCTATTCAATTATCATTTACTACAATACTCAACAATAATGATGAGTGAAATTCCTTTTACTTTCTTTTCACTTTTATCATTATTCTTATTTATAAAAATTGATTTTGAAAAATACATTTTAAGAAACTATACATTCTTACTGTTTCTAGGCTGTTTGGTATTTTCATTTTACATAAGAACAATTGGAATAGCTCTTTTATTGAGTTTTACTTTTGTTCTGATTATTCAAAAAAAGTGGAAATATAGTTTGGTTACAGTTTTAAGCTTTACGCTTCTTTATTTACCTTGGTTTTTAAGAAATAAAAGCTCACATAATTCCTACACGAGCCAATTCTTTTTAAAAAACCCTTATCAACCAGAGTTAGGAACCATAAATTTTTATGATATTCTTGAAAGAATAATCATTAATATTCACAGGTATATTACGAAAGAAATTCCATCTGCATTAACTCACACCAAAGAGGTATTGTATGTCGATTCTTCTAATATTCAAGAATGGATTATAGGTGTAACTTGTATTGCCTTTATTTTATTGGGTTTATGTAAACTTACCAAACACAGAAACCTAGTTATTATTTATATTTTCTCATTTTTTGGAATACTCATGCTATGGCCATATGTTTGGTATGGAACACGATTTTTACTTCCTTTAGTTCCTTTTTTGATTTTCTTATTTGCTTATGGGATATTTCATATGATTAAACTCATTTTAAAAAAAGTGAATTCCTCAAAGAGAAAATTAATTCAAAACTTAACTATGTGTTTTTTATTAATCGCTTGGCTGTCATTTTATGGTTATAGCTCCATTCAAAAGCTCAATAAAAAAGCAAAATCGGGTTACGCTAATAATTATACCAATTATTTTGAATTCGCTAAATGGATCAAAAATAATTCTTCACAAAACTCCGTAACATGTTCCCGTAAAGGCGCATTATTTTATTTATTTTCTAGGAAACATGTAACTGGCTATCTCAATACGACAAACAGAGAAAAACAAATAGAATACCTTAAAAATAAAAATGTCGATTATGTTGTCCTCGAACAATTAGGGTATTCTTCAACTTCAAAATATTTACTTCCAGCGATTGATCGGTATCCCCAAAAGTTTAAAATCATTAAACAACTTTCAAATCCCAATACATATTTAATGAAATTTAATTCCGAATTAGGTTATTGGGGCGATTGGAAAAATGAAAAAAGAAATGGTTATGGAACATATACTTGGGAGGATGGTCAAAAATACGCTGGACAATGGAAAAATAATCTTCGTCATGGTGATGGAGAGCTAAGCTTCAAAAATGGAGAAATTCTTTATGGTGCTTGGACCAATGGAAAACTAAATGGAGAAGTAATAAAGAAAAATAAAGCTGGACAAATCATAGAGAAATCCAGATATGAAAATAATATAAAAGTAGACTCTGTAAATGTTAATCAATAA